In the Calditrichota bacterium genome, one interval contains:
- a CDS encoding PKD domain-containing protein — translation MKIKTFQILILLISFSTSFLFAQKGSPNLHLEIDPAKNVLFQKQSSTLNQAKYYPSALRDINYKSNFDMPVEIALNYLEENGYKFGIKNVGETLRHSSTSEMRAGYRVRFKQIYQNYPVYKSSIVVSINRNNEVVFVANSYKPNISLNQEIAISETEALQISKSHLAISEDVKFLKNEMMVFSHNRNNRLVQKVSFIPQRKNLGDWEFLIDAQSGEIIKAKDQACYFSGLPESGIGWVFNPDPITRSGAEYGDTGFIDNNDNDSDSLSAQLVQVPLQELTLEGGKYSLKSQYASIVDYEAPYTGLHKQDSSNFFFTRSQNGFEATNVFYHIDRSMRYINDTLGISLMPYHYSGGVQFDPHGLNGGDNSWYTSQGYVAFGDGGVADGEDHDVVIHELGHGLHDWLTNGGLSQVDGLSEGCGDYWAQSYKRDKGFMDETHPKYNWVFSWDGHNTFWDGRVSDYGAKYPGGLINQIHTDGQIWATSLMKIYDRIGKYATDINFLEGLSMLNENSSQRDAAFAFIQSDRDNFDGENLDAIFEIFTETGYITDPVTIFITADTTGGPAGLTVNFQDQSLSFPDTITTWEWDFENDGIIDSYQKNPQHTYTEPGLYTVKLTASDGKNSSTDSLLDFISVNDGIFVWEGVKGGVDHSGRYINNLLKELNIQNVYSRSEKLPSSMIGYKAVFLSFGNGSHEITPFNDEMAAVVVEYLENGGNLYIEGGDVLGQNQSGNSQLLNLLGIQSVDNGTSGNHASENLIGQPLSILNNIHFMGSNQIGNSSIDRFQPDGNGLVALIEADYGNVSIQSEGVYGQKSLVFSYAFAELVDNGIPNSREDFLATVIKFFDIPLLLKPRFAKDSQSGHAPFNVNFTDYSFYDESDSSLVWQWDFDNDGLIDSDLQNPQFVYDSPGRFDVKLKLQNDSIQTDTVFNDFIRVFNGESALAFDIQENYVEIQADSGLNITTAYTLEFWINPTDWGKAVTGLGRIFDKGNLSGFLRKTNAGKYNAESFVINMRHESGSSSAYGTPDSSIKLNTWQHIAIAFDSENDSLRVFVNGDLTELSVISSKAVGPVRDNSTAPLIMADALSKSRSYIGALDEVRLWNIARSTTRIQQNWNHYIDPEIDGLIGYWQFNEANGDTLNDLTSNGFDGLIINADWVEGKPDLLPVGIKEDLLKIQATDFKLYANYPNPFNPETVIKYQVGTNSYSPVHVKLIVYDVLGRRVKTLVDKPQMSGKHKVTFNATGIASGVYYYKIQMGQKFSQVRKMLLIR, via the coding sequence ATGAAGATCAAAACTTTTCAAATCCTGATTTTGTTAATTTCATTTTCAACATCTTTTCTTTTTGCCCAAAAGGGATCACCCAACCTACACCTGGAAATTGATCCTGCTAAAAATGTTTTATTTCAAAAACAAAGCAGTACCCTCAATCAGGCAAAATATTATCCATCGGCTCTGCGCGATATTAATTATAAAAGCAACTTTGATATGCCGGTAGAAATAGCCCTAAACTATCTCGAAGAAAACGGCTATAAATTTGGCATTAAAAATGTCGGGGAAACTCTGCGTCATTCTTCCACATCAGAAATGCGCGCTGGTTATCGTGTGCGCTTTAAGCAGATTTATCAAAACTACCCAGTTTATAAATCCAGTATCGTAGTTTCAATAAACAGAAATAATGAAGTTGTTTTTGTGGCAAACAGCTATAAGCCAAATATCTCACTAAATCAGGAAATCGCCATCTCAGAAACCGAAGCGCTACAGATCTCAAAAAGTCATTTGGCCATATCTGAGGATGTAAAGTTTTTAAAAAATGAAATGATGGTTTTCAGCCATAATAGAAATAACCGTCTTGTACAAAAAGTATCATTTATCCCTCAACGAAAAAATCTTGGTGACTGGGAATTTTTAATCGATGCTCAAAGCGGGGAAATAATTAAAGCCAAAGACCAGGCATGCTATTTTAGCGGTTTACCGGAATCAGGAATTGGCTGGGTTTTTAATCCCGACCCCATCACCCGCTCCGGTGCAGAATATGGAGATACCGGTTTTATTGATAATAACGATAACGATTCTGATTCCTTGTCGGCTCAACTGGTTCAGGTGCCACTTCAGGAATTAACTTTGGAGGGTGGCAAATACAGCCTTAAAAGTCAATATGCTTCCATCGTGGATTATGAGGCCCCTTATACAGGCTTGCATAAACAGGATAGCAGTAATTTCTTTTTTACCCGCAGCCAGAATGGTTTTGAGGCAACCAATGTATTTTATCATATCGATCGTTCCATGCGCTATATAAATGACACTTTGGGAATCAGTTTGATGCCGTACCATTATTCCGGTGGAGTACAGTTTGATCCACATGGGTTAAATGGTGGCGATAATTCATGGTATACAAGTCAGGGCTATGTTGCTTTTGGTGATGGTGGTGTGGCCGATGGCGAAGATCATGATGTTGTGATTCACGAGCTTGGTCATGGATTGCATGACTGGCTGACAAATGGCGGGCTTTCCCAGGTAGATGGATTGAGCGAAGGTTGTGGTGATTATTGGGCACAATCTTATAAGCGTGACAAAGGTTTTATGGATGAGACCCACCCTAAATATAATTGGGTTTTTAGCTGGGACGGTCACAACACCTTTTGGGATGGTAGGGTAAGCGATTATGGTGCAAAATATCCCGGTGGCCTGATAAATCAAATCCATACAGATGGTCAGATTTGGGCAACTTCTTTGATGAAGATTTATGACCGTATAGGCAAGTATGCTACTGATATTAACTTTCTTGAAGGCCTTTCTATGCTTAATGAAAATTCAAGTCAGCGAGATGCAGCCTTTGCCTTCATTCAATCAGACCGTGATAACTTTGACGGTGAAAATTTGGATGCCATTTTTGAAATTTTTACAGAAACCGGCTACATAACAGACCCTGTTACTATTTTTATTACCGCCGATACTACAGGAGGCCCTGCAGGTTTAACAGTTAATTTTCAAGACCAATCCCTTTCTTTTCCCGACACAATTACGACATGGGAATGGGATTTTGAAAACGATGGCATTATTGATTCCTACCAGAAAAATCCACAACACACTTATACAGAGCCTGGTCTGTACACTGTTAAACTCACCGCTTCTGATGGTAAAAATAGTTCAACAGATTCCCTTTTAGATTTCATCTCGGTAAATGACGGTATTTTTGTTTGGGAAGGTGTAAAGGGCGGCGTTGATCACAGTGGGCGATATATCAACAATTTGTTAAAAGAATTAAACATTCAAAATGTATATTCCAGATCAGAAAAACTACCATCTTCAATGATTGGATATAAGGCTGTTTTTTTATCATTTGGAAATGGAAGCCATGAAATTACCCCCTTCAACGATGAAATGGCTGCTGTAGTTGTTGAATACCTCGAAAACGGCGGCAACCTTTACATAGAAGGAGGCGATGTATTAGGGCAAAATCAATCCGGCAATTCTCAGCTGTTGAACTTACTCGGAATACAATCCGTAGATAATGGGACCAGTGGAAATCACGCTTCAGAAAATCTTATAGGCCAACCCTTGAGCATTTTAAACAACATTCATTTTATGGGATCAAACCAAATCGGCAATTCTTCAATCGATCGTTTTCAACCGGACGGGAATGGATTAGTAGCATTAATCGAAGCAGATTATGGCAATGTTTCTATTCAGTCTGAAGGTGTATATGGTCAGAAATCCCTGGTTTTCTCTTATGCCTTTGCCGAGTTAGTTGATAACGGTATTCCAAACTCCAGAGAAGATTTTTTGGCTACTGTAATTAAGTTTTTTGATATTCCCCTTCTACTAAAGCCGCGCTTCGCCAAGGATTCCCAGAGCGGACACGCGCCCTTCAATGTGAACTTTACAGATTATTCCTTTTATGATGAGTCCGATTCATCATTGGTTTGGCAATGGGATTTTGATAATGATGGCTTGATCGATTCTGATCTGCAAAACCCACAATTCGTTTATGATTCACCTGGCCGCTTTGACGTGAAACTGAAACTACAAAATGACTCAATCCAGACTGACACCGTATTTAACGATTTTATCCGTGTCTTTAATGGAGAGAGTGCTTTGGCTTTTGACATACAAGAAAACTATGTAGAAATTCAAGCAGATTCCGGTTTGAATATTACAACGGCTTATACACTAGAGTTTTGGATTAATCCCACAGACTGGGGAAAAGCAGTAACAGGGTTAGGCCGAATTTTTGATAAAGGTAACTTAAGTGGCTTTTTAAGAAAAACAAATGCTGGGAAATATAATGCAGAAAGCTTTGTGATTAATATGCGTCACGAAAGTGGTTCCAGTAGCGCCTATGGAACACCGGACAGTTCCATTAAGCTAAATACATGGCAACATATAGCAATTGCATTTGACTCAGAAAATGATAGCCTGAGGGTTTTTGTTAATGGTGATTTAACTGAGTTGAGTGTAATTTCCTCCAAAGCAGTTGGCCCTGTACGGGACAACAGTACAGCACCATTAATTATGGCCGATGCTTTGAGTAAATCACGTTCTTATATTGGTGCGCTGGACGAGGTTCGTTTGTGGAATATTGCCCGTTCTACAACCAGAATTCAACAAAACTGGAACCACTATATTGATCCTGAGATAGACGGCTTAATTGGATATTGGCAGTTTAATGAGGCCAATGGCGATACGCTGAACGATTTGACCTCGAAC
- a CDS encoding T9SS type A sorting domain-containing protein, with amino-acid sequence MKIKTVLSALPLFGFLTIAAHAQDYPIAPEIWSEPVRLDTFAIRFVGERTPSLTKNLDTLYFRKHGNIYSSVKLHGVWQTPVVLNSNVNNGTPTRSPSISKDGKRLYYSAWGGYGGWDLWFNDWSDSLNDWGPAYNMGPVINSSSHENYLYEVSRDTIYTVGNQWVTDGPAAYAWDDTLQQWRLLNNYYWHPQFGIGYFFGLSITKDKKKMYYGLRAWDNEILNERGLELCVSYWDSTKNTWGGSNYLNINTKPFLPDSNINDHVGGTDQYPWISEDGTVLFFQSDNDAALEDSSDLPDIYVSYLLVDENGDSVTTLGDKKNVMPQTIKLGQNYPNPFNPSTKIKYSIAYGLDKVHVQIKIFNILGEEVGTLLNARQNPGDYTVGFNATVYNLSSGIYLYQVKAGQFTQTKKMLYLR; translated from the coding sequence ATGAAAATAAAAACTGTTTTAAGCGCTTTGCCCCTGTTTGGCTTTTTGACCATTGCCGCCCATGCCCAGGACTACCCCATTGCGCCGGAAATATGGAGCGAGCCGGTACGCCTTGATACTTTTGCCATACGCTTTGTTGGTGAAAGGACGCCAAGCTTAACAAAGAACCTGGACACCCTCTATTTTAGAAAACATGGTAACATATACAGCTCCGTGAAACTGCACGGGGTTTGGCAAACCCCTGTGGTGTTAAACAGCAATGTAAACAACGGCACGCCTACGCGCAGCCCAAGCATAAGCAAAGACGGCAAACGCCTGTATTACAGCGCCTGGGGCGGTTATGGCGGATGGGACTTGTGGTTTAACGACTGGAGCGATTCCCTGAACGACTGGGGGCCGGCGTATAATATGGGGCCCGTTATCAACAGTTCCTCACATGAGAATTACCTGTATGAAGTAAGCCGTGACACTATTTATACCGTTGGTAACCAGTGGGTAACTGACGGGCCAGCCGCTTACGCCTGGGACGACACATTGCAGCAATGGCGTTTATTAAATAACTATTACTGGCACCCGCAATTTGGCATTGGTTATTTTTTTGGTTTAAGCATTACAAAAGATAAAAAGAAAATGTATTATGGTTTACGCGCGTGGGACAATGAAATACTAAATGAGCGCGGATTAGAGCTGTGTGTCAGTTATTGGGACTCTACAAAAAATACCTGGGGTGGTTCAAACTATTTGAATATTAATACAAAACCTTTTCTTCCTGATTCAAATATTAATGACCATGTTGGGGGAACTGACCAATATCCATGGATATCAGAAGATGGCACGGTTCTTTTTTTTCAATCTGATAACGACGCTGCGTTAGAAGACAGTAGTGATTTACCGGATATCTATGTTAGTTACCTGCTGGTTGATGAAAATGGTGACTCCGTTACAACGCTTGGGGACAAAAAAAATGTGATGCCACAGACAATTAAGCTGGGGCAAAATTATCCAAACCCTTTTAATCCTTCTACCAAAATTAAATATTCCATTGCCTATGGTTTGGACAAGGTACATGTTCAAATAAAAATATTTAATATTCTTGGGGAAGAGGTTGGGACACTGCTTAATGCCCGCCAAAACCCCGGTGACTATACCGTGGGCTTTAATGCTACGGTCTATAACCTTTCCAGCGGTATTTACCTGTACCAGGTTAAAGCAGGCCAGTTTACCCAAACAAAGAAAATGCTTTACCTGCGCTAA
- a CDS encoding T9SS type A sorting domain-containing protein, with protein MKRAIFLLLNIFFSSILIAGNNPELTKKNPKWNKTPVKSFPVNQNVINKTNSDIFLGATLYDYSESPIRLIARSEKGLHMAYMKTSTEETSQDITYDFLSNNTSAFLGNYKVTGNRTTALGNITTGADNQALIAVSNNGISIWRDSGEAQFSFLEDTIFTDDGNIYSPRIDVQGNSIVVSLGNKIAYSANNGSTWTFQDWPQNPNTDLVLGNLANEVLIDPTNHNRLVSVYTMDDTTEAAAGEGLYLAVSENAGQTWTNELIVDEKFHENGRQFLVENFAQLSSALDGQGHLHVAFNGYGREIFGKDTVFVFSIGYWNDVIREVIETAKLDTALTDQILNSFPGNGIGQAYPSIAVGENGDKVAIAFQGPEIDEEMKIVFALDFPSDSLSEYMSTNIMMVTSAIDTHQKPFGFSDQQYIGGTYGWSDVFPSVSRRIDAENNFELLYLEDYSPGVSLFLEGSDAHSDWVTQGVSILCCIDILGIDKTNPLNDFHLSQNYPNPFNPSTIIRYTLNKKSTVLLEVYDTNGRKIKTLVKDRQPPGLKNVTFDGTSLSSGVYFYQLRINGRHAQSRKMLLIR; from the coding sequence ATGAAACGTGCAATATTTTTATTACTCAATATATTTTTTTCATCAATTCTCATCGCCGGTAATAATCCTGAACTGACGAAAAAAAATCCAAAATGGAATAAAACACCGGTAAAATCTTTTCCCGTCAATCAAAACGTAATAAATAAAACAAATTCGGATATCTTTCTTGGCGCAACTCTATATGATTATAGCGAAAGCCCAATCCGCTTAATTGCCCGGTCAGAAAAGGGATTGCATATGGCATATATGAAGACATCAACTGAAGAGACCTCCCAGGATATTACCTATGATTTTTTGAGTAACAACACTTCCGCTTTTTTGGGGAACTATAAAGTTACAGGTAATAGAACAACAGCTTTAGGTAATATTACAACTGGAGCTGACAATCAGGCACTAATAGCAGTCAGTAATAATGGAATCTCTATTTGGCGTGATTCAGGTGAGGCACAATTTAGTTTTTTGGAAGATACAATATTTACAGATGATGGAAATATATATAGCCCGCGGATTGATGTACAAGGAAATAGTATAGTTGTTAGCCTGGGAAATAAAATTGCTTATAGTGCTAATAATGGCTCTACATGGACATTTCAGGATTGGCCTCAAAATCCTAACACTGACCTGGTACTTGGCAACTTAGCAAATGAGGTATTGATTGACCCAACAAACCATAACAGGCTTGTTTCAGTATATACAATGGACGATACAACTGAAGCAGCAGCCGGAGAAGGCTTATATTTAGCGGTAAGTGAAAATGCCGGACAAACCTGGACCAACGAATTGATTGTTGATGAAAAATTTCATGAAAATGGGCGCCAGTTTCTTGTAGAGAATTTCGCGCAACTAAGTTCTGCTTTGGATGGCCAGGGCCACCTGCATGTTGCTTTTAACGGTTATGGCAGGGAAATATTTGGCAAAGACACTGTTTTTGTTTTTTCGATTGGATACTGGAATGACGTAATCAGGGAAGTAATCGAAACTGCCAAACTGGACACAGCGCTAACAGATCAAATATTAAATTCATTTCCCGGCAATGGGATTGGGCAAGCATATCCTTCAATTGCTGTGGGAGAAAATGGCGATAAAGTAGCTATTGCATTTCAAGGGCCAGAAATTGACGAAGAAATGAAAATAGTATTTGCATTAGATTTTCCTAGTGATTCCCTTAGCGAATATATGTCCACAAATATTATGATGGTAACAAGTGCTATTGATACTCATCAAAAACCCTTCGGTTTTAGTGACCAACAGTACATTGGTGGTACTTACGGATGGTCTGATGTTTTTCCTAGTGTATCACGCAGGATAGACGCAGAAAACAATTTCGAGCTGTTGTATTTGGAAGACTATAGTCCGGGTGTAAGTTTATTTTTGGAGGGATCTGATGCTCACTCAGACTGGGTTACTCAAGGTGTTTCAATTTTATGCTGTATCGATATTCTGGGAATAGATAAAACAAATCCGCTTAATGATTTTCATTTATCACAAAACTACCCAAATCCTTTTAATCCTTCTACAATAATTCGCTATACCCTTAATAAAAAAAGCACTGTATTATTGGAGGTTTATGATACAAATGGCAGGAAAATAAAAACTCTCGTTAAAGACAGGCAACCCCCCGGATTAAAAAATGTAACTTTTGACGGAACCAGCCTTTCCAGCGGCGTTTATTTTTACCAATTAAGAATTAATGGAAGGCATGCACAATCCAGAAAAATGTTGTTGATAAGATAG
- a CDS encoding serine protein kinase: MKASQKILESFQKTFNEKQYEDLNWSGSFEEYLDRVSANPQIARSAYQRIYHMILSYGTEEYTDNKKKIIHYNFFDDPKHDGKDSIYGLDISLMKLVNIFKSAAHRYGTEKRVLLLHGPVGSAKSTIARLLKHGLEDYSKSNEGALYTYSWVNIDGENDHEIPSPMHQDPLLLMPDELREVFLKEINKSLPIEEKITLAGDLNPSCRQIFKNLMLKYHGDWNKAIQHIKVRRLILSEKDRIGIGTFQPKDEKNQDSTELTGDINYRKIAEYGSDSDPRAFNFDGEFNIANRGIIEFIEVLKLDVAFLYDLLSASQEHKIKPKKFAQTDIDEVIIGHTNEPEYRKLQNNEFMEALRDRTVKIDVPYITKFTEEVKIYKKDYNSNKIMGKHIAPHTIEMAAMWAILTRLEEPKKHNLTLLQKLKLYDGKTIPGFTEDNVRELRKETEREGLEGISPRYIQDKISNALVSDIGENYINPFMVMNELESGLKNSSLITNEEMKKKYRELLGVVKQEYTEIVKNEVQRAISADEDSISKLAGNYIDNIKAYTQKERVKNKYTGEDEEPNERLMRSIEEKIDIPESRKDDFRREIMNYIGALSLEGKQFDYKSNERLHRALEKKLFEDQKDTIKLTTLVSSVVDKETQKKIDIVKARMVKNYGYTEESATDVINYVSSIFSRGDIKTEQEETK; this comes from the coding sequence ATGAAAGCAAGTCAAAAGATTTTGGAAAGTTTTCAAAAGACTTTCAACGAGAAGCAATACGAAGACCTCAACTGGTCCGGTTCCTTCGAAGAATATCTGGACCGCGTTTCAGCTAACCCCCAAATTGCACGCAGCGCCTATCAGCGCATCTACCATATGATCCTCTCCTATGGCACCGAGGAATACACCGATAACAAAAAGAAAATAATCCACTATAATTTTTTTGATGACCCCAAGCATGATGGCAAAGATTCCATTTATGGGCTTGACATCTCTTTGATGAAACTTGTTAATATTTTTAAATCGGCCGCACACCGCTATGGCACAGAAAAACGTGTTTTGCTTTTGCATGGACCTGTGGGCAGTGCCAAAAGTACAATCGCCAGATTGTTAAAACACGGCTTGGAAGATTATTCCAAATCAAACGAAGGCGCACTTTATACATACAGCTGGGTAAATATTGATGGTGAAAATGATCATGAAATTCCATCACCCATGCACCAGGATCCGCTTTTACTGATGCCCGATGAACTGCGCGAAGTCTTTTTGAAGGAGATCAACAAGAGTTTACCGATCGAAGAAAAAATTACCCTGGCCGGAGATTTAAACCCATCCTGCCGGCAGATTTTTAAAAACCTAATGCTGAAATATCATGGCGATTGGAATAAAGCAATCCAGCACATTAAAGTACGCCGTTTAATCCTCTCGGAAAAAGACCGCATTGGTATTGGCACCTTTCAACCTAAAGATGAGAAGAATCAGGATTCTACTGAGCTGACCGGTGATATTAATTATCGCAAGATTGCCGAGTATGGCTCTGATTCTGATCCACGAGCTTTTAATTTTGACGGCGAATTTAACATTGCCAATCGTGGTATCATTGAATTTATTGAGGTTTTAAAACTGGATGTGGCCTTTTTGTACGATCTGCTTAGTGCATCACAGGAGCACAAAATTAAACCCAAAAAGTTTGCCCAAACCGATATCGATGAAGTGATTATAGGTCATACCAATGAACCTGAATATCGCAAGCTGCAAAACAATGAATTTATGGAAGCCCTACGTGACAGGACCGTAAAAATTGATGTGCCCTATATAACCAAATTTACCGAGGAAGTGAAAATCTATAAAAAGGATTATAATTCCAATAAAATTATGGGCAAACATATTGCACCTCATACAATAGAAATGGCGGCCATGTGGGCAATTTTAACACGCTTGGAAGAGCCAAAGAAACACAACCTGACCCTGCTGCAAAAATTGAAATTATATGATGGCAAAACAATTCCGGGTTTTACAGAAGACAATGTGCGAGAGCTTCGAAAAGAAACAGAACGTGAAGGTCTTGAAGGCATTTCACCACGCTACATCCAGGACAAAATCAGCAATGCGTTGGTCAGCGATATTGGAGAGAATTATATTAATCCGTTTATGGTGATGAACGAGCTTGAATCCGGTCTGAAAAACAGCAGCCTAATTACCAACGAGGAGATGAAAAAGAAATACAGAGAATTACTTGGTGTTGTAAAACAGGAATATACTGAGATTGTAAAAAATGAGGTGCAGCGTGCCATCAGCGCCGATGAAGACTCTATTTCAAAACTTGCGGGAAATTACATTGATAACATCAAAGCCTACACTCAAAAAGAACGTGTAAAAAATAAATACACAGGCGAAGATGAAGAGCCTAATGAAAGACTGATGCGTTCCATCGAAGAAAAAATTGATATCCCGGAATCGCGCAAAGATGATTTCCGCCGTGAAATTATGAACTATATCGGCGCCCTGTCCCTGGAAGGCAAGCAGTTTGATTATAAATCCAATGAACGTCTGCACCGCGCGCTGGAGAAAAAATTGTTTGAAGACCAGAAAGACACAATCAAATTAACAACTCTTGTTTCCAGTGTTGTGGATAAAGAGACTCAAAAGAAAATTGATATTGTTAAGGCGCGCATGGTTAAAAACTATGGCTACACGGAAGAAAGTGCCACGGATGTAATTAATTATGTTTCCAGTATTTTCTCCCGTGGAGACATAAAAACTGAACAGGAAGAAACAAAATAA
- a CDS encoding DUF444 family protein: MMVLQIEEDVNRFKKIIKGKIKENLRKYITHGEMIGKKGKEFVSIPIPQIDLPRFKYGDPQKGGVSSGPGEEGDVIGQEGEEGTGEAGNMPGKHVREVELTMDELANLLGEELELPRIEPKGGKEVTSKRTKYSGIRNTGPESLKHFKRTYREALKRQVSSNEYNKDKPIIIPIKEDKRYRSWKTELKPQTNAVVIYMMDVSGSMGDEQKEIVRIETFWIDTWLRSHYPGLQTRYIIHDAAAAEVDQETFFTTKESGGTVISSAYSLCAQIIEREYPASEWNIYPFHFSDGDNWSLEDNARCFEIMEDRLFPVSNMFCYGQVESLYGSGKFINDLHDQFKEDEILVTSVVPNREGILDSIKDFLGKGR; encoded by the coding sequence ATTATGGTCCTTCAAATAGAAGAAGACGTAAATCGCTTTAAGAAAATCATCAAGGGTAAAATAAAAGAGAACCTGCGCAAATATATTACCCATGGTGAAATGATTGGCAAAAAGGGCAAGGAATTTGTCAGCATCCCGATTCCGCAAATCGATTTACCGCGCTTTAAATATGGCGATCCCCAAAAGGGTGGTGTAAGCAGCGGACCGGGAGAAGAAGGCGATGTGATAGGGCAGGAAGGCGAAGAAGGAACCGGCGAAGCTGGGAATATGCCGGGCAAGCATGTCCGCGAAGTTGAACTGACCATGGATGAGTTGGCCAATCTTTTAGGCGAGGAATTGGAACTGCCGAGGATTGAGCCAAAGGGCGGCAAAGAAGTTACCAGCAAGCGTACAAAATATAGCGGCATTAGAAATACCGGCCCGGAATCTCTCAAACATTTTAAACGCACTTATCGTGAAGCCTTGAAAAGACAGGTTTCTTCCAATGAATATAATAAAGACAAACCGATCATCATCCCGATTAAAGAAGATAAAAGATATCGCTCCTGGAAAACAGAATTAAAGCCGCAAACAAATGCTGTTGTGATTTATATGATGGATGTGTCCGGTTCCATGGGCGATGAGCAAAAAGAGATTGTACGTATCGAAACTTTTTGGATTGATACCTGGTTGCGCTCTCATTATCCCGGTTTGCAAACACGTTATATCATCCATGATGCAGCAGCTGCCGAGGTGGATCAGGAAACATTTTTTACAACCAAGGAGAGTGGTGGAACGGTCATTTCATCGGCCTATTCTTTGTGTGCCCAAATAATTGAACGTGAATATCCTGCCAGCGAGTGGAATATTTACCCGTTTCATTTTTCTGATGGGGACAATTGGTCTCTCGAAGATAATGCACGTTGTTTTGAAATTATGGAAGATAGGCTTTTCCCGGTGAGTAATATGTTTTGTTATGGCCAGGTAGAAAGCCTTTATGGCAGTGGAAAGTTTATAAACGATTTGCATGATCAGTTTAAGGAAGATGAAATTCTTGTAACCTCAGTTGTCCCAAACAGGGAAGGTATTTTAGACTCCATAAAAGACTTTTTAGGAAAAGGCCGATGA